One genomic segment of Dysosmobacter sp. Marseille-Q4140 includes these proteins:
- the lpdA gene encoding dihydrolipoyl dehydrogenase, translating into MAYELKMPQLGLTMEEGTVSKWLKREGDAVAAGEAVLEITTDKLTNEVASEQSGVLLKIVAREGDDVPVKGTLGWIGQSGEAVPGAAPAASAAAPAPAAVSAAAGPKTVIVVGGGPGGYVAAIRAAQLGASVTVVEKEHLGGTCLNIGCIPTKCLLHSAELMEDIRTQGREIGIEVEGVKVNFPQVIAHKNAVSKQLTGGIAALLKANKVAKIDGEASFTAPGKLSVKKADGTVEAMTADAIIVATGSVNAVPPIPGIKENPNCIDSTGALSLEALPKSMVVIGGGVIGLELACAYAAFGTKITVVEAMDHMLPMLDGELTKIGVAHMKKMGMEFNLECPVQSVEASPVGAKVTCRNKAGETVSFEAEKVLVAIGRKANTASLNLEAGGLNNDRGRILVNDRMETNVPGVYAIGDCVFGRAQLAHTASAMGEVAAENIMGMDAKYDESTNPTCVYIEPEAASVGLTEEQAKAKGIDYKVGKFPMSANGKALILNGGEGLVKIIAGAEYGEVLGMHIIGPRATDLIAEGALAIGGEMTLDEIIATIHSHPTVTETMRECALDALGRAVHIPPRKKK; encoded by the coding sequence ATGGCTTATGAACTGAAAATGCCCCAGCTGGGGCTGACCATGGAGGAGGGCACCGTCTCCAAGTGGCTCAAGCGGGAGGGCGACGCCGTGGCGGCCGGGGAGGCCGTCCTGGAGATCACCACCGACAAGCTGACCAACGAGGTCGCCAGCGAGCAGAGCGGCGTCCTTTTGAAGATCGTGGCCCGGGAGGGCGACGACGTGCCCGTAAAGGGCACCCTGGGCTGGATCGGCCAGAGCGGCGAGGCCGTGCCCGGCGCCGCGCCTGCCGCTTCTGCGGCGGCCCCTGCGCCCGCTGCGGTCTCTGCCGCGGCAGGACCCAAGACCGTCATCGTGGTGGGCGGCGGCCCCGGCGGCTACGTGGCCGCCATCCGCGCCGCCCAGCTGGGCGCCTCCGTCACCGTGGTGGAGAAGGAGCACCTGGGCGGCACCTGTTTGAACATCGGCTGCATCCCCACCAAGTGCCTGCTCCACAGCGCCGAGCTGATGGAGGACATCCGGACCCAGGGCAGGGAGATCGGCATTGAGGTGGAGGGTGTGAAGGTGAACTTCCCCCAGGTCATCGCCCACAAGAACGCCGTCTCCAAGCAGCTGACCGGCGGCATTGCCGCCCTGCTGAAGGCCAACAAGGTGGCGAAGATCGACGGCGAGGCCAGCTTCACCGCCCCGGGTAAACTGTCCGTGAAGAAGGCCGACGGCACCGTGGAGGCCATGACCGCCGACGCCATCATCGTGGCTACCGGCTCCGTCAACGCCGTGCCTCCCATCCCCGGCATCAAGGAAAACCCCAACTGCATCGACTCCACCGGCGCCCTGAGCCTGGAGGCCCTGCCCAAGTCCATGGTGGTCATCGGCGGCGGCGTCATCGGCCTGGAGCTGGCCTGCGCCTACGCCGCCTTCGGCACCAAGATCACGGTGGTGGAGGCCATGGACCACATGCTGCCCATGCTGGACGGGGAGCTTACCAAGATCGGTGTGGCCCACATGAAGAAGATGGGCATGGAGTTCAACCTGGAGTGCCCCGTGCAGTCCGTGGAGGCCTCCCCTGTGGGCGCCAAGGTCACTTGCCGGAACAAGGCCGGCGAGACCGTCAGCTTTGAGGCGGAGAAGGTCCTGGTGGCCATCGGCCGCAAGGCCAACACCGCCAGCCTGAACCTGGAGGCCGGCGGGCTGAACAACGACCGCGGCCGCATCCTGGTCAACGACAGGATGGAGACCAACGTCCCCGGCGTGTACGCCATCGGCGACTGCGTGTTCGGCCGCGCCCAGCTGGCCCACACCGCCAGCGCCATGGGCGAGGTGGCCGCTGAGAACATTATGGGCATGGATGCCAAGTACGACGAGTCCACCAACCCCACCTGCGTGTACATCGAGCCGGAGGCCGCCTCCGTGGGCCTCACCGAGGAGCAGGCCAAGGCCAAGGGCATCGACTACAAGGTGGGCAAGTTCCCCATGAGCGCCAACGGCAAGGCCCTGATCCTCAACGGCGGCGAGGGCCTGGTGAAGATCATCGCCGGGGCGGAGTACGGCGAGGTTTTGGGCATGCACATCATCGGGCCCCGGGCCACGGATCTCATCGCCGAGGGCGCCCTGGCCATCGGCGGAGAGATGACCCTGGACGAGATCATCGCCACCATCCACTCCCACCCCACCGTCACCGAGACCATGCGGGAGTGCGCCCTGGACGCCCTGGGCCGGGCGGTCCACATCCCGCCCCGGAAGAAGAAATAA
- a CDS encoding prephenate dehydrogenase/arogenate dehydrogenase family protein, with protein MKTIGYLGLGVMGYGMTSNLIDKSGGDVYGYDPVPALRERFAARGGKALDQARTLYETCDIIFMCLPTNAIVKATITEIMEIARPGTILVDMGSTSPYVIQDLHKTALEKGFHLLDSPVSGGEIGANGGSLVIMCGGEREVFETVKPYLQMMGKTVTYMGPSGCGSTAKVANNMMVGIHLLAMGEAFAFAKKAGLDPQTLFDAIKGGFAQSAVMDVKVPKTLSRDFSASARIAVHLKDVNNAMELAGHLGVDLPMTKIVKEQMDWMDAHGMIDEDQCALVKYYEDAMGVEIRSDR; from the coding sequence ATGAAAACCATCGGATATCTGGGCCTGGGCGTCATGGGCTACGGCATGACGTCCAACCTGATCGATAAGAGCGGCGGCGATGTCTATGGCTACGACCCGGTGCCCGCCCTGCGGGAGCGGTTCGCCGCCCGGGGCGGCAAGGCCCTGGACCAGGCCCGGACCCTCTATGAGACCTGCGACATCATCTTCATGTGCCTGCCCACCAACGCCATCGTCAAGGCCACCATCACGGAGATCATGGAGATCGCCCGACCCGGGACCATTCTGGTGGACATGGGCTCCACCTCTCCCTACGTGATCCAGGACCTGCACAAGACCGCTCTGGAAAAGGGGTTCCATCTGCTGGACTCCCCCGTCAGCGGCGGCGAGATCGGCGCCAACGGCGGCTCCCTGGTCATCATGTGCGGCGGCGAGCGGGAGGTCTTTGAGACCGTGAAGCCCTATTTGCAGATGATGGGCAAGACCGTGACCTACATGGGGCCCTCCGGCTGCGGCAGCACCGCCAAGGTGGCCAACAACATGATGGTGGGCATCCACCTGCTGGCCATGGGCGAGGCCTTCGCCTTTGCCAAGAAGGCGGGCCTGGATCCCCAGACCCTCTTCGACGCCATCAAGGGCGGCTTTGCCCAGAGCGCCGTTATGGACGTGAAGGTGCCCAAGACCCTCAGCCGGGACTTCTCCGCCAGCGCCCGCATCGCCGTCCACCTCAAGGACGTGAACAACGCCATGGAGCTGGCCGGCCATCTGGGCGTGGATCTGCCCATGACCAAAATCGTCAAGGAGCAGATGGACTGGATGGATGCCCACGGCATGATCGACGAGGATCAGTGCGCCCTGGTGAAGTACTACGAGGACGCCATGGGCGTGGAGATCCGGTCCGACCGGTGA
- a CDS encoding PatB family C-S lyase, which yields MYDFDEIIDRRHTNALNTDGFRDYIFHADDSMTFPYKDEEFIRMWVADMEFATPDVVIDGIRRRLDRRIFGYTRVFEDAYYQAFAAWCRRRYGWDFPREQLVMSNGIIPALYELVEYISAPDEQVLFLTPSYAYFKYAADHNHRSCVCCDLVRAEDGSYAVDFDDLERKAADPRTTLFIFCNPHNPTGRVWRREELERIAAIAERYGLWVISDEIHCDLTRSHLTHTPMGKVMADYGRLVTCMAPSKTFNMAGLMISNVLIRDEGLRAKWLSRHYNFDNPLSIAAAQAAYEEGEPWLKELQAYLDENFVFTGKYLAEHLPRAGYRISEATYLAWVDLSAYFRPEESLTMFFAYEAGVLLEGGNMFVQNSDCFIRLNLACPRSILEEGLRRICEAVNTRHREPYLRKA from the coding sequence ATGTATGATTTTGACGAGATCATCGACCGCCGCCACACCAATGCCCTGAATACCGACGGCTTCCGGGACTACATCTTCCACGCCGACGACTCCATGACCTTCCCCTACAAGGACGAGGAGTTCATCCGCATGTGGGTGGCCGACATGGAGTTCGCCACTCCGGACGTGGTGATCGACGGCATCCGCCGCCGTCTGGACCGGCGGATCTTCGGCTACACCCGGGTGTTTGAGGACGCCTATTACCAGGCATTCGCCGCCTGGTGCCGCCGCCGCTACGGCTGGGACTTCCCCAGGGAGCAGCTGGTCATGTCCAACGGCATCATCCCGGCGCTGTATGAGCTGGTGGAGTACATCAGCGCGCCGGACGAGCAGGTGCTGTTCCTGACGCCCTCCTACGCCTATTTCAAGTACGCTGCCGACCACAACCACCGCAGCTGCGTGTGCTGCGACCTGGTCCGGGCAGAGGACGGCAGTTATGCCGTGGACTTTGACGATCTGGAGCGAAAGGCCGCGGATCCCAGGACCACGCTGTTCATCTTCTGCAATCCCCACAACCCCACCGGCCGGGTCTGGCGGCGGGAGGAGCTGGAGCGGATCGCCGCCATCGCGGAGCGGTACGGCCTGTGGGTGATCTCCGACGAGATCCACTGCGACCTGACCCGGTCCCACCTGACCCACACGCCCATGGGCAAGGTCATGGCCGACTACGGGCGGCTCGTCACCTGTATGGCCCCCAGCAAGACCTTCAACATGGCGGGCCTCATGATCTCCAACGTCCTCATCCGGGACGAGGGCCTCCGGGCCAAGTGGCTCAGCCGCCACTACAACTTTGACAACCCCCTCAGCATCGCCGCCGCCCAGGCGGCCTACGAGGAGGGGGAGCCCTGGCTGAAGGAACTCCAGGCCTATCTGGACGAAAACTTCGTCTTCACCGGGAAGTACCTGGCGGAGCACCTGCCCCGGGCCGGATACCGGATCTCCGAGGCCACGTATCTGGCCTGGGTGGACCTGAGTGCGTACTTCCGGCCGGAGGAGTCCCTGACCATGTTCTTCGCCTACGAGGCGGGGGTGCTGCTGGAGGGCGGGAACATGTTCGTCCAGAACTCCGACTGCTTCATCCGGCTGAACCTGGCCTGCCCCCGCTCCATTCTGGAGGAGGGCCTGCGCCGCATCTGCGAGGCGGTCAACACCAGGCACCGGGAGCCGTACCTGCGCAAGGCATGA
- the groL gene encoding chaperonin GroEL (60 kDa chaperone family; promotes refolding of misfolded polypeptides especially under stressful conditions; forms two stacked rings of heptamers to form a barrel-shaped 14mer; ends can be capped by GroES; misfolded proteins enter the barrel where they are refolded when GroES binds), which translates to MSKLIKRGDEARKALEAGVNSLADTVKITLGPKGRNVVLDKKYGAPLITNDGVTIAKEIELDDPFENMGAQLVKEVSTKTNDVAGDGTTTATLLAQAMIHEGLKNLAAGANPIVVKKGMAKAVEAAVAEVKKQAKTVDGSKDIARVGAVSSGDEAIGTLIADAMEKVSADGVITIEESKTAETYSEVVEGMQFDRGYITPYMVTDTEKMEAVLDDPYILITDKKISVISDILPILEQLVQAGKKLMIIAEDVEGEALSTLIVNRLRGTLTVVCVKAPGFGDRRKEMLQDIATLTGGTVISEEVGLELKTATIDMLGRARQVKVTKENTTIVDGAGDSQAIKDRVAQIRSQIAVTTSDYDKEKLQERLAKLAGGVAVIKVGAATETEMKEKKLRIEDALNATRAAVEEGVVAGGGTIFVNVIPAVEALLSTVEGDEKTGVQIIAKALEAPIRQIAANAGLDGSVILEKVRSSGKNGYGFDAYKEEYCDMVSSGIIDPAKVTRSALENAASVSAMVLTTESLVADKPEPPAPAPAAPDMGGMY; encoded by the coding sequence ATGTCTAAGCTCATCAAGCGCGGCGACGAGGCCCGCAAGGCTCTGGAAGCCGGCGTCAACTCTCTGGCCGATACCGTCAAGATCACCCTGGGCCCCAAGGGCCGCAACGTGGTCCTGGACAAGAAGTACGGCGCTCCCCTGATCACCAACGACGGCGTGACCATCGCCAAGGAGATCGAACTGGACGATCCCTTTGAGAACATGGGCGCCCAGCTGGTGAAGGAAGTCTCCACCAAGACCAACGACGTGGCCGGCGACGGCACCACCACCGCCACCCTGCTGGCCCAGGCCATGATCCACGAGGGTCTGAAGAACCTGGCCGCCGGTGCCAATCCCATCGTGGTGAAGAAGGGCATGGCCAAGGCCGTGGAGGCCGCCGTGGCCGAGGTCAAGAAGCAGGCCAAGACCGTGGACGGTTCCAAGGACATCGCCCGTGTCGGCGCCGTCTCCAGCGGTGATGAGGCCATCGGCACCCTGATCGCCGACGCCATGGAGAAGGTCAGCGCCGACGGTGTCATCACCATCGAGGAGTCCAAGACCGCCGAGACCTATTCCGAGGTCGTCGAGGGCATGCAGTTCGACCGGGGCTACATCACCCCCTACATGGTCACCGACACTGAGAAGATGGAGGCCGTTCTGGACGATCCCTATATCCTGATCACCGACAAGAAGATCTCCGTCATCTCCGACATCCTGCCCATCCTGGAGCAGCTGGTCCAGGCCGGCAAGAAGCTGATGATCATTGCCGAGGATGTGGAGGGCGAGGCCCTCAGCACCCTGATCGTCAACCGTCTGCGCGGCACCCTGACCGTGGTGTGCGTCAAGGCCCCCGGCTTCGGCGACCGCCGCAAGGAGATGCTGCAGGATATCGCCACCCTGACCGGCGGCACCGTCATCAGCGAGGAGGTCGGTCTGGAGCTCAAGACCGCCACCATCGACATGCTGGGCCGTGCCCGTCAGGTGAAGGTCACCAAGGAGAACACCACCATCGTCGACGGCGCCGGCGATTCCCAGGCCATCAAGGACCGGGTCGCTCAGATCCGCTCCCAGATCGCCGTCACCACCAGCGACTACGACAAGGAGAAGCTGCAGGAGCGCCTGGCCAAGCTGGCCGGCGGTGTGGCCGTCATCAAGGTCGGCGCCGCTACCGAGACCGAGATGAAGGAGAAGAAGCTGCGCATCGAGGACGCCCTGAACGCCACCCGCGCCGCTGTTGAGGAGGGCGTTGTCGCCGGCGGCGGCACCATCTTCGTCAACGTGATCCCCGCCGTGGAGGCTCTGCTGAGCACCGTGGAGGGCGACGAGAAGACCGGCGTCCAGATCATCGCCAAGGCCCTGGAGGCCCCCATCCGTCAGATCGCCGCCAACGCCGGCCTGGACGGCTCCGTGATCCTGGAGAAGGTCCGCTCCTCCGGCAAGAACGGCTACGGCTTCGACGCCTACAAGGAGGAGTACTGCGACATGGTGTCCTCCGGCATCATCGACCCCGCCAAGGTGACCCGCAGCGCCCTGGAGAACGCCGCCAGCGTCTCCGCCATGGTGCTGACCACCGAGTCCCTGGTGGCCGACAAGCCCGAGCCCCCCGCACCCGCTCCCGCTGCTCCCGACATGGGCGGCATGTACTAA
- a CDS encoding co-chaperone GroES, whose translation MKLTPLADRVILKMVETEETTKGGIILTGSAKEKPSVAEVISVGPGGNVDGKDVVMTVKPGDKVITSQYAGTKVTLEDVEYVVVRQNDILAIVE comes from the coding sequence ATGAAACTCACTCCGCTTGCAGACCGTGTCATCCTGAAGATGGTGGAGACCGAGGAGACCACCAAGGGCGGCATCATCCTCACCGGCTCCGCCAAGGAAAAGCCCTCCGTGGCCGAAGTCATCTCCGTGGGCCCCGGCGGTAACGTGGACGGCAAGGACGTGGTCATGACCGTGAAGCCCGGCGACAAGGTCATCACCAGCCAGTACGCCGGCACCAAGGTCACCCTGGAGGACGTGGAGTACGTGGTCGTCCGTCAGAACGACATTCTGGCCATCGTCGAATGA
- a CDS encoding BmrU protein, which yields MRHIFIINPAAGKRDQTTRIYAMADRLRTAHGLECQCLLTDRPGGATEMARRLAESGEPLRFYACGGDGTIHEVANGLAGFSNAAMTCIPAGTGNDFLKNFGANMTKFADAENLWDGDQFPLDLIDCNGRYCLTIACNGIDAQVAESVHQLGSSPLLSGRGSYLVSVAVNFLFRRLGHRWTVFLDQERLEGDYALISMCNGRYYGGGSTPVPVARMDDGKLHTILVRSVSRATFARLFGAYSAGNADRLPRLARISDAREVRILSPGADIVTCLDGECFRSREVTMRLADKRLNFFGPKGCDPNATAR from the coding sequence ATGCGCCACATCTTCATCATCAACCCCGCCGCCGGAAAACGCGACCAGACCACCCGGATCTACGCCATGGCGGACCGGCTGCGGACAGCCCACGGCCTGGAGTGCCAGTGCCTGCTGACGGACCGGCCCGGCGGCGCAACGGAGATGGCCCGCCGTCTGGCGGAGAGCGGGGAGCCCCTGCGCTTTTATGCCTGCGGCGGCGACGGCACCATCCACGAGGTTGCCAACGGCCTGGCGGGCTTTTCCAACGCCGCCATGACCTGCATCCCCGCCGGCACCGGTAACGACTTTCTCAAGAACTTCGGCGCCAACATGACCAAGTTCGCCGACGCGGAAAACCTCTGGGACGGGGACCAGTTTCCCCTGGACCTCATCGACTGCAACGGCCGGTACTGCCTGACCATCGCCTGCAACGGCATCGACGCCCAGGTGGCCGAGAGCGTCCACCAGCTGGGGTCCTCCCCCCTGCTCAGCGGCCGGGGCAGCTACCTGGTTTCCGTGGCGGTGAACTTCCTGTTCCGCCGGCTCGGCCACCGCTGGACGGTCTTTCTGGACCAGGAGCGGCTGGAGGGGGACTACGCCCTGATCTCCATGTGCAACGGCCGGTACTACGGCGGCGGTTCCACCCCCGTCCCCGTTGCCCGGATGGACGACGGCAAGCTCCACACCATTTTGGTCCGCAGCGTCAGCCGCGCCACCTTTGCCCGGCTCTTCGGGGCCTACTCCGCCGGAAACGCCGACCGGCTGCCCCGGCTGGCCCGGATCTCCGACGCCCGGGAGGTGCGCATCCTGTCCCCCGGAGCGGACATCGTCACGTGCCTGGACGGGGAGTGCTTCCGGTCCCGGGAGGTGACCATGCGCCTGGCGGACAAACGGCTGAACTTCTTCGGCCCCAAGGGCTGCGATCCCAACGCCACCGCCCGGTGA
- a CDS encoding class I SAM-dependent RNA methyltransferase produces MTLTVPCLLGLESLVAEEMRRMGLAEVRAENGRVHCTGTMADIARLNIGLRCGARVLMELGSFPAPDFEALFQGTAALPWEDFIPRDGEFPVKGYSLNSTLHSVPACQAIVKKAAARRLGGAYGLETLPETGSRYQIQFSIIKDTATLYLDTSGEGLYKRGYRARNMGAPLRETLAAALVLLSRYRGKDPFCDPFCGSGTIPIEAALIAKNRAPGLDRRFAAQKWKNMDSRLWMDAADEAQDKEFHGTYDIWGGDIDPAAVELSGHNAALAGVDDCIRFEVADAAKFHRDSEYGQLVTNPPYGERLLEKQEAGELYRAFGRSMAQMPPKWRILILSSHTEFEQCFGRAADKKRKLYNGMIKCDLFMYGK; encoded by the coding sequence ATGACGTTGACGGTCCCGTGTCTTTTGGGGCTGGAGAGCCTGGTGGCGGAGGAAATGCGGCGGATGGGCCTTGCGGAGGTCCGGGCGGAGAACGGCCGGGTCCACTGCACCGGCACCATGGCCGACATCGCCCGGCTGAACATCGGCCTGCGCTGCGGCGCGCGGGTGCTGATGGAGCTGGGGTCCTTCCCGGCCCCGGACTTCGAGGCGCTGTTCCAGGGGACGGCCGCCCTGCCCTGGGAGGACTTCATCCCCCGGGACGGGGAGTTCCCAGTGAAGGGCTACTCCCTGAACTCCACTCTCCACTCGGTGCCCGCCTGCCAGGCCATCGTGAAGAAGGCCGCCGCCAGGCGGCTGGGCGGCGCCTACGGGCTGGAGACCCTGCCGGAGACCGGCAGCCGCTATCAGATCCAGTTCTCCATCATCAAGGACACCGCCACGCTGTATCTGGACACCTCCGGCGAGGGGCTGTACAAGCGGGGCTACCGGGCCAGGAACATGGGCGCGCCCCTGCGGGAGACCCTGGCGGCGGCGCTGGTGCTGCTGTCCCGCTACCGGGGGAAGGACCCCTTCTGCGACCCCTTCTGCGGAAGCGGCACCATCCCCATCGAGGCGGCGCTGATTGCCAAGAACCGGGCCCCGGGCCTGGACCGGCGCTTCGCCGCCCAGAAGTGGAAGAACATGGACAGCAGGCTCTGGATGGACGCCGCCGACGAGGCTCAGGACAAGGAGTTCCACGGCACCTACGACATCTGGGGCGGGGACATCGACCCGGCGGCGGTGGAGCTGTCTGGCCACAACGCGGCCCTGGCCGGGGTGGACGACTGCATCCGCTTTGAGGTGGCCGACGCCGCCAAATTCCACCGCGACAGCGAATACGGCCAGCTGGTGACCAACCCGCCCTACGGCGAGCGGCTGCTGGAAAAGCAGGAGGCCGGGGAGCTGTACCGGGCGTTCGGCCGGTCCATGGCCCAGATGCCGCCCAAATGGCGCATCCTGATCCTCTCGTCCCACACGGAGTTCGAGCAGTGCTTTGGCCGCGCCGCGGACAAGAAGCGCAAGCTCTACAACGGCATGATCAAGTGCGACCTGTTCATGTACGGCAAATAA
- a CDS encoding NfeD family protein translates to MPVWLWLIALVVFAVVEAATAGLVCIWFAVGALAALLAGLFGAGILVQVVVFAVVSAAALAATRPLVRRMTAGKAVATNADRVLGAAAKVTETIDNENSRGAVYVDGKTWTARSADGSVIHAGERVEVTAMEGVKLFVKLCEKTEGAKV, encoded by the coding sequence CTGCCGGTGTGGCTGTGGCTGATCGCGCTGGTGGTGTTCGCGGTGGTGGAGGCCGCCACGGCGGGACTGGTGTGCATCTGGTTCGCCGTGGGCGCCCTGGCGGCGCTGCTGGCGGGCCTGTTCGGCGCCGGCATCCTGGTGCAGGTGGTGGTGTTTGCCGTGGTGTCCGCCGCGGCCCTGGCTGCCACCCGGCCCCTGGTGCGGCGCATGACCGCCGGAAAGGCCGTGGCCACCAACGCCGACCGTGTGCTGGGCGCCGCCGCCAAGGTGACGGAGACCATCGACAATGAAAACTCCCGGGGCGCCGTCTATGTGGACGGCAAGACCTGGACCGCCCGCAGCGCCGACGGCAGCGTGATCCATGCCGGAGAGCGGGTGGAGGTAACGGCCATGGAGGGCGTGAAGCTCTTTGTGAAATTATGTGAAAAGACGGAGGGTGCGAAGGTATGA
- a CDS encoding SPFH/Band 7/PHB domain protein produces MGNLISVAVVVILVLLVLVLLISNIHIVQQSRAYVVERLGAFHTVWNVGLHFKVPFIMRVAKKVSLKEQVADFAPQPVITKDNVTMQIDTVIYFQITDPKLYTYGVEHPMNAIENLTATTLRNIIGDMELDQSLTSRDTINTRMRAILDEATDPWGIKVNRVELKNIIPPKEIQNAMEKQMKAERERRESILQAEGTKQSQILVAEGEKQSAILKADAAKQAAILKAQGEKEARIMAAEAEAQAIMQVQQALADSLKLLNEAAPNNQVVKLKALETMQKMADGKATKIIIPSELQGLAGLAASAKAVFESEEPKAQ; encoded by the coding sequence ATGGGAAATCTCATCAGCGTCGCGGTAGTCGTGATCCTGGTGCTGCTGGTGCTGGTGCTGCTGATCAGCAACATCCACATCGTCCAGCAGTCCCGGGCCTATGTGGTGGAGCGCCTGGGTGCCTTCCACACAGTGTGGAACGTGGGCCTTCACTTCAAGGTGCCCTTTATCATGCGGGTGGCCAAGAAGGTGTCCTTGAAGGAACAGGTGGCGGACTTTGCTCCCCAGCCGGTCATCACCAAGGACAACGTCACCATGCAGATCGACACCGTCATCTACTTCCAGATCACGGACCCCAAGCTGTATACCTACGGCGTGGAGCACCCCATGAACGCCATTGAGAACCTGACCGCCACCACCCTGCGCAACATCATCGGCGACATGGAGCTGGACCAGTCCCTGACCAGCCGCGACACCATCAACACCCGGATGCGGGCCATCCTGGACGAGGCCACGGACCCCTGGGGCATCAAGGTCAACCGGGTGGAGCTGAAGAACATCATCCCGCCCAAGGAGATCCAGAACGCCATGGAGAAGCAGATGAAGGCGGAGCGGGAGCGCCGCGAGTCCATCCTCCAGGCTGAGGGCACCAAGCAGTCCCAGATCCTGGTGGCCGAGGGTGAAAAGCAGTCCGCCATTTTGAAGGCCGACGCCGCCAAGCAGGCCGCCATCCTGAAGGCCCAGGGCGAGAAGGAGGCCCGCATCATGGCCGCCGAGGCCGAGGCCCAGGCCATCATGCAGGTCCAGCAGGCCCTGGCCGACTCCCTGAAGCTGCTGAACGAGGCCGCCCCCAACAATCAGGTAGTCAAGCTGAAAGCCCTGGAGACCATGCAGAAGATGGCCGACGGCAAGGCCACCAAGATCATCATTCCCAGCGAGCTCCAGGGACTGGCGGGCCTTGCCGCCAGCGCCAAGGCCGTGTTTGAAAGCGAGGAGCCCAAGGCACAGTGA
- a CDS encoding polysaccharide deacetylase family protein, whose protein sequence is MKRQGTRRAALVMTALLLASAAFWSAALRQAPVPAKYALPVLMYHHLVADGEPCNDVTVTAGRMEEDLKWLRDNGYHTVLPRELADGEDPPKKAVLLTFDDGYRSNYQLLYPLLEKYRMKAVISIITCMPDLPADNFLSWDMCREMTDSGLVEIGSHTNHLHNLGDRGGCFDPDGINGIQRDPAESDEEFRARVLDDIQKSYDRITWEVGRPSFFAYPFGVVEPEAEELVAELFPVTAVTRPGITDLRKGTRQMLRLTVTMDTPLEKLLKRT, encoded by the coding sequence ATGAAAAGACAGGGAACACGGCGGGCGGCGCTGGTGATGACGGCGCTGCTGCTGGCTTCGGCGGCCTTCTGGAGCGCCGCCCTGCGCCAGGCGCCGGTGCCGGCAAAATACGCCCTGCCGGTCCTGATGTACCATCATCTGGTGGCGGACGGGGAACCTTGCAACGATGTGACCGTCACCGCGGGCCGCATGGAGGAGGATCTCAAGTGGCTCCGGGACAACGGATATCACACAGTGCTGCCGCGGGAACTGGCCGATGGGGAGGACCCGCCGAAAAAGGCGGTGCTGCTGACCTTTGACGACGGCTACCGCAGCAACTATCAGCTGCTTTACCCGCTGTTGGAAAAATACCGGATGAAGGCTGTGATTTCCATTATCACCTGCATGCCGGACCTGCCTGCCGACAATTTCCTCTCCTGGGACATGTGCCGGGAGATGACCGATTCCGGCCTGGTGGAGATCGGCTCCCATACCAATCACCTGCACAATTTGGGAGACCGGGGCGGCTGCTTCGACCCGGACGGGATCAACGGCATCCAGCGGGACCCGGCGGAGAGCGACGAAGAGTTCCGCGCCCGGGTCCTGGATGATATCCAGAAAAGCTACGACCGCATTACCTGGGAGGTGGGGCGGCCCTCCTTTTTCGCCTATCCCTTCGGCGTGGTCGAGCCGGAGGCGGAGGAGCTGGTTGCGGAACTCTTCCCGGTGACGGCGGTCACCCGCCCCGGTATCACAGATCTGCGGAAGGGAACCCGCCAGATGCTTCGGCTGACGGTGACCATGGACACGCCGCTGGAGAAGCTGCTCAAGAGAACTTAA